Part of the Pseudobdellovibrionaceae bacterium genome is shown below.
TCAACCGGATTACGATATTTGATTTTTAATCCGGTTTTTACGCCGGCCTGTAAGACAAAGGGGCGGCACTTGAAGTATTTTAGGCAACAGTTTTTCAATGAGTGGAGGGCGTCGGGAACCACCGAACAAATGGCGATTTGTGACACATCATCAGGGTTAAGGCCATTTTCTCGCAATACACTTCTTAAAAAAAGACCGGTTTCATCGGAAGAAGCCCCTGTGGGTGAGGATCTTCTAAACTGAAGCAGCAGGGAATCGTCTTTAAAAACTCCCCCGTAGATCTGTGTGTTTCCCACATCCAAACATAAAATCATGGAGTCACTCCCTCATCTCGTAAGAGATGGATAAATTGATTGGCCATTTCTGACTTGGAGGGACCAGTAGCGACGACTCCCGTCGGATCAAAAAGGCTAAAATGATGTGAAGTATCACTTAAGAGCTTTAAATCATTGTGTAAGACCCAATCCGAATTTTCTCCTAACATTTGTCGTTTCACCGCCGACGCAATTTCATCTTCAGTGGCGCCCGATGTGAGTTTGAATCCGATCACCTTAAGATCGGGATTTAGCGAATAGGTCTTTATTTTTGAAAGCAGTTTTTCATTGGGAACGAGTGACAAATTCAACTCATCTGTGGATTTGATCTTTCCAGGCAAGGGTTCTTTCACTCTAAAATCACTGACAGCCGCGGCATGCAGGACAAAGTCAAAAGAGGTTTCACTTAAGACTTTTCGAAGTTGTTGATCCAAATCATCAAATGTTCTAAATGGGAGAGTAGAAATGTCTGGATATTTGGTTTCCAACACGCCTGATTTTAACAAAGTGACATTGAATCCGGCCTCAAATAACCTCTCGGCCAAAAACAGTCCAGTGCGGCCTGAACTATTGTTTGATATACATCTCACATCATCTAAAGGCTCTTGAGTGCCGCCGGCTGTAATCAAAACCTTTTTTCCCTGAGGATTGAGTTGTTTCACAATTTGGCTAAAAATAACTTCAGGCTCTGCCAGGCGGCCGAGCCCGGTTTCGCCACAGGCAAGATTGCCGGAAGTGGGCGGCACAATGACATGGTGCCAGCTTTTTAGTTGATCAATGCTTTTTTGTACTGATGGATGAGCCCACATTTTTTGATTCATTGCCGGGACGACGAGTAGGGGCTTTTGGGGCTCCCAAGCGAGCAAAATATTTCCGAGCAGGTCAGAGGCCAAGCCGGCAGCCATACTGTTTATGGTATTGGCGGTGGCCGGTGCGATGACCAAAGCATCTGCCCACTTCGGTAAGTCTATGTGTTGCATCATAGAGCTGCGAGATAATGGACTCGTCAAGACGGGTTTTCTTGTCAGTCCTTCCAGGGTCGCTTCACCCACAAACTCGAGAGCAGAAGTAGATG
Proteins encoded:
- the coaBC gene encoding bifunctional phosphopantothenoylcysteine decarboxylase/phosphopantothenate--cysteine ligase CoaBC, with amino-acid sequence MYPSKIIVALTGSIACYKACELISLLIKKGFDVQTVASTSALEFVGEATLEGLTRKPVLTSPLSRSSMMQHIDLPKWADALVIAPATANTINSMAAGLASDLLGNILLAWEPQKPLLVVPAMNQKMWAHPSVQKSIDQLKSWHHVIVPPTSGNLACGETGLGRLAEPEVIFSQIVKQLNPQGKKVLITAGGTQEPLDDVRCISNNSSGRTGLFLAERLFEAGFNVTLLKSGVLETKYPDISTLPFRTFDDLDQQLRKVLSETSFDFVLHAAAVSDFRVKEPLPGKIKSTDELNLSLVPNEKLLSKIKTYSLNPDLKVIGFKLTSGATEDEIASAVKRQMLGENSDWVLHNDLKLLSDTSHHFSLFDPTGVVATGPSKSEMANQFIHLLRDEGVTP